From Salvia splendens isolate huo1 chromosome 16, SspV2, whole genome shotgun sequence, a single genomic window includes:
- the LOC121771418 gene encoding probable glucan 1,3-alpha-glucosidase, which yields MGRHLYTFLLLLLFTNSVFSWKKDEFRNCNQTPFCKHARTRKPGSCSLIASDVSISDGDLVAKLIAKQSSQDVSEDQQRPTKPLVLTISAYQDGVMRMKIDEDQSLSPRKKRFEVPDVIEPGFLNKKLWLQRLKEDKDENGPISVVYLSEGYEAVIRHDPFEVFVRESGENGKKVLSLNSHGLFDFEQLREKEDGEEWEENFRSHTDKRPYGSQSISFDVSFYEADFVYGIPEHATSLALKPTRGPGIEFSEPYRLFNLDVFEYVHDSPFGLYGSIPFMISHGKSRGSSGFFWLNAAEMQIDVLGTGWNDENSSVLMLPSDQKRVDTLWMSEAGVVDAFFFVGPGPKDVVRQYISVTGAPAMPQLFATAYHQCRWNYRDEEDVFNVDAKFDEHDIPYDVLWLDIEHTDGKKYFTWDRMLFPNPEEMQKKLAGKGRRMVTIVDPHIKRDDSYYIHKEASEKGYYVRDSTGKDFDGWCWPGSSSYLDMLNPEIRSWWAEKFSYENYVGSSPSLYIWNDMNEPSVFNGPEVTMPRDALHYGDAEHRELHNAYGYYFHMATANGLVKRSDGKDRPFVLSRAFFPGSQRYGAVWTGDNTADWDQLRVSVPMLLTLGLTGISFSGADVGGFFGNPDTELLVRWYQLGAYYPFFRAHAHHDTKRREPWLFGERNTEIIKESIRVRYMLLPYYYTLFREANVSSIPVIRPLWMEFPSDEKTFSNDEAFMVGNSILVQGIFTERAKHVDVYLPGDQLWYDMKTGAAYKGGVTHKLEALEESIPSFQRAGTIIPRKDRTRRSSIQMENDPYTLVIALNSSKAAEGELYVDDGKSFEFQQGAYIHLRFTFSNGKLTSTNIASATAGSRKFASRCIIERIIVVGLSPDPKTALVEPGNHKADIERGPLLLRGGPAPSSVLTIRKPNVNIADDWTIAIL from the exons ATGGGAAGGCATCTCTACACCTTTCTGCTGCTTCTCCTCTTCACGAATTCAGTTTTTTCATGGAAAAAGGACGAGTTCAGAAACTGCAATCAAACCCCATTCTGCAAGCACGCCCGCACCCGGAAACCGGGCTCCTGCTCCTTGATCGCCTCCGATGTCTCGATCTCGGACGGCGATCTAGTCGCCAAGCTCATCGCCAAGCAGTCTAGTCAAGACGTTTCCGAGGATCAACAGAGGCCCACAAAACCCTTGGTTCTCACAATATCAGCGTATCAGGATGGCGTGATGCGGATGAAGATTGACGAGGACCAAAGCCTGTCCCCCCGTAAGAAGAGATTCGAGGTGCCCGATGTGATTGAGCCCGGGTTCTTGAATAAGAAGCTATGGCTGCAGAGGTTGAAGGAGGATAAGGACGAGAATGGTCCGATATCTGTCGTTTATCTCTCGGAAGGGTATGAAGCTGTGATTAGGCACGATCCCTTTGAGGTTTTTGTGAGGGAGAGTGGCGAGAATGGGAAAAAGGTGCTCTCTTTGAACTCACACGGGTTGTTTGATTTCGAACAGTTGAGGGAGAAAGAGGACGGTGAGGAATGGGAGGAGAATTTTAGGAGCCATACTGATAAGAGGCCTTATGGATCGCAGAGTATTAGCTTCGATGTGTCGTTTTATGAGGCTGATTTTGTGTATGGGATTCCTGAACATGCCACTAGTTTAGCCCTAAAACCTACTAGAGGGCCTGGGATAGAATTCTCTGAGCCGTATAGGCTGTTTAATCTCGATGTTTTTGAATACGTGCATGATTCGCCTTTTGGCCTCTATGGAAGCATTCCTTTCATGATATCACATGGTAAGTCGAGAGGTAGTTCGGGTTTCTTCTGGCTCAATGCTGCTGAGATGCAGATTGATGTTTTAGGGACTGGATGGAATGATGAGAACTCATCAGTGTTGATGCTGCCTTCTGATCAGAAGAGGGTTGATACATTGTGGATGAGTGAGGCTGGTGTTGTGGATGCATTCTTCTTTGTTGGTCCAGGGCCTAAAGATGTCGTTAGGCAGTATATAAGTGTGACAGGAGCACCGGCAATGCCTCAGTTGTTTGCCACTGCCTACCATCAGTGTAGATGGAACTACAGGGATGAGGAGGATGTTTTCAATGTTGATGCCAAGTTTGACGAGCATGACATTCCCTATGATGTTTTGTGGCTTGATATTGAACACACAGATGGAAAGAAGTATTTTACATGGGATAGGATGCTATTCCCTAATCCAGAAGAGATGCAGAAGAAGCTAGCTGGAAAAGGTAGACGTATGGTAACTATTGTGGATCCTCACATCAAGAGGGACGACTCATATTATATACATAAGGAGGCATCCGAGAAGGGATATTATGTAAGGGACTCGACTGGGAAAGATTTTGATGGATGGTGCTGGCCTGGCTCCTCTTCTTACCTGGATATGTTGAATCCAGAGATCAGGTCCTGGTGGGCTGAAAAATTCTCATACGAGAATTATGTTGGCTCATCTCCGTCGCTATACATATGGAATGACATGAATGAACCTTCTGTCTTCAATGGTCCAGAG GTTACAATGCCCAGAGATGCATTGCATTACGGAGATGCGGAGCACAGGGAGTTGCACAATGCCTATGGTTACTACTTTCACATGGCTACAGCAAATGGGCTTGTTAAGCGTAGTGATGGAAAAGACAGACCTTTTGTTTTGTCAAGAGCCTTTTTCCCTGGAAGTCAAAGATACGGTGCAGTTTGGACAGGGGATAACACAGCTGACTGGGATCAGTTGCGGGTTTCAGTTCCGATGCTTCTGACTCTGGGTCTTACAGGAATCTCATTCTCTG GTGCTGACGTCGGAGGGTTTTTTGGTAATCCTGACACTGAATTGTTGGTTCGGTGGTATCAGCTGGGTGCCTATTATCCCTTCTTCAGAGCACATGCTCATCACGACACAAAAAGACGCGAGCCTTGGCTTTTTGG GGAACGAAATACAGAAATCATTAAGGAATCCATACGTGTACGCTACATGTTGCTCCCATACTACTACACATTGTTTAGAGAGGCAAATGTCAGTAGTATTCCTGTTATCCGCCCTCTTTGGATGGAATTTCCCTCCGATGAGAAAACGTTCAGCAACGATGAGGCTTTTATGGTTGGAAACAGTATATTGGTGCAAGGAATATTCACCGAG CGAGCCAAGCACGTTGATGTGTATCTTCCTGGGGACCAGCTGTGGTATGATATGAAAACTGGAGCTGCTTACAAGGGAGGAGTAACTCATAAGCTGGAAGCTTTAGAAGAGAGCATACCCTCTTTCCAACGGGCTGGTACCATCATTCCAAGAAAAGACAGAACCCGTCGAAGCTCCATACAAATGGAGAATGATCCTTACACTCTG GTCATCGCGCTCAATAGTTCCAAAGCTGCTGAAGGAGAGCTTTATGTTGACGACGGGAAGAGCTTCGAGTTCCAGCAAGGCGCCTACATACACCTTCGTTTCACATTTTCAAACGGGAAGCTCACTTCTACAAATATAGCCTCTGCTACAGCTGGCAGCCGCAAATTTGCCTCACGCTGCATCATCGAGAGAATCATAGTCGTAGGTCTGTCTCCCGACCCCAAAACCGCGCTTGTTGAGCCAGGGAACCATAAGGCCGACATCGAACGCGGCCCGCTCCTGCTTCGAGGAGGACCTGCCCCGTCGTCCGTCCTAACCATCCGCAAGCCTAATGTGAACATTGCAGATGATTGGACGATTGCAATTTTGTAA
- the LOC121771420 gene encoding uncharacterized protein LOC121771420, with protein sequence MSFSIPKLPTFATISPNTLRVSSNFPQLSVGFPQFSKTTANFGSRYGLLRCYAAAKQQKSGGAPPATTTKKKRKPSSKSGSKKVVGDDFEIEKSGGGVEVMESPSESPQSPYSALSLPNPPAGFVLDEQGRVLMASNKRIATIVDSTNNFPLECVIRRVFRNSRGDECMLLCPVDTPVQILKSVNVEGWSAVSDEEVEAILPTAAYALAKIHMHLVHSGFCYTARGGFCYTEEDIFEFHIDNGEDVDGLPTEGVEIACFHLDGSHYMIYTPSDPLLFVAVKDKDGVLQIADDELLDDPAIISAIDEETEFNALVEEEAALLDSLLGKR encoded by the exons ATGAGCTTCTCCATCCCCAAACTTCCCACCTTCGCTACCATTTCTCCAAATACGTTGAGAGTTTCCTCCAATTTTCCTCAGCTCTCCGTTGGTTTCCCCCAATTTAGCAAAACAACCGCCAATTTTGGTAGCAGATACGGTTTGCTACGTTGCTACGCAGCGGCGAAGCAGCAGAAGAGCGGCGGTGCGCCTCCAGCAACGACGacaaagaagaaaaggaagccGAGTAGCAAGAGTGGTAGTAAGAAGGTGGTTGGAGATGActttgagattgagaagagtgGCGGTGGAGTGGAGGTGATGGAGTCACCGTCAGAATCACCTCAGTCGCCCTACTCGGCGCTGTCTCTGCCGAATCCACCTGCTGGATTTGTGTTGGATGAGCAAGGGAGAGTTCTAATGGCTTCCAACAAACGCATCGCCACTATC GTTGATTCTACCAATAACTTCCCCCTGGAGTGTGTTATACGGAGAGTATTTAGAAATTCACGAGGAGATGAATGCATGCTACTATGCCCAGTTGATAC GCCTGTTCAGATTTTGAAGAGTGTCAATGTTGAAGGGTGGTCTGCC GTTAGTGATGAAGAAGTTGAGGCTATCCTCCCCACTGCCGCTTATGCCCTTGCCAAAATACATATGCATCTTGTACACAGTGG ATTTTGTTATACAGCACGAGGCGGTTTTTGCTACACAGAAGAAGACATATTTGAATTTCATATAG ACAATGGTGAAGATGTGGACGGTTTACCAACTGAAGGCGTTGAGATTGCATGTTTCCATCTG GATGGTTCTCACTATATGATTTATACACCTTCCGACCCACTTCTGTTTGTTGCAGTGAAG GACAAGGATGGTGTACTTCAAATAGCTGATGAC GAACTCTTGGATGATCCTGCTATTATTAGCGCCATAGACGAGGAGACTGAATTCAATGCTTTAGTG GAAGAAGAAGCTGCTCTTCTCGATTCATTGCTTGGGAAAAGGTGA
- the LOC121771419 gene encoding protein OPAQUE10-like: MIESSTLAPSSSAESNFRELDEVFLQTQTRIWLGELLNSRLDEDLALPDLLQDGEILFQVSRVVWDFLMTKCMELRHLKHKYGPFASKKSSGRYRPYSNVDFFLKVCKILGLNGIDLFSPSDVVEKRNIRKVCICIRALSKKARSKQLSVPDFDMVTYSVTMPTDMVGVIRRSLESPQCTFSSSSSYGSHKGSITKLKKSNLFSPDIRDGDSSSSDESDEAESRYMGENSFPSPTNFVDADGVNSDLEDSHENSYVSGQYRTKDLVESDVKCKSDSDIDKDISCCSVSKKISYDGSSNVNGEERRSYNNGNADVSSLNLTPENDDPYMGDSSCIEVGENNYIANYLAFSDLMVHANDGSNSVVGDGENNMFDFFLNAEPQGATSGERSFHNGSQRVYSDDEDMEVSSTASMTSVLGRLLNLEFDNQYDVEDSLSSNVNSSASKEFESRKLYKDAPALSEGESPILEHSKDDNAAENNVLRDVIIANEDTERPLSGEDDNKKTNGAIILGSEEDTVEHGGSVCLEFSNKSNLVEDIAFQAINILDAPPQIVSGDTNTCSSILETVSAREQVEDTNTAQEDSSAQNHISPTDENGDQDKRERVESDSQRPPTKHKRNPLLKTVVKGTAVAGVIFLLLHIRKTNANSAQERRQNPQTLKQNGTKPSSGKQQTRSEGKGVYPTEKLKL; encoded by the exons ATGATTGAATCGTCGACGCTGGCGCCGTCTTCGTCGGCGGAATCGAATTTCCGGGAGTTGGATGAAGTCTTTTTGCAG ACTCAAACACGGATATGGCTGGGGGAGCTTCTGAATTCGAGATTGGATGAGGATTTGGCTCTCCCTGATTTGCTTCAAGATGGAGAAATACT GTTTCAAGTTTCTAGAGTAGTGTGGGACTTTTTGATGACCAAATGTATGGAGCTCAGGCATTTGAAACATAAATATGGTCCGTTTGCTTCTAAGAAGAGCAGTGGGAGGTACAGGCCTTACTCCAATGTTGATTTCTTTCTAAAG GTATGCAAAATTCTGGGACTGAATGGCATCGACCTTTTTTCACCCTCTGATGTTGTGGAGAAAAGAAATATTCGAAAAGTATGCATTTGTATAAGAGCCCTCTCAAAAAAAGCAAGGTCTAAGCAACTAAGT GTCCCAGACTTCGACATGGTTACGTACTCAGTAACCATGCCAACTGATATGGTAGGGGTGATAAGAAGGAGCTTAGAGTCACCACAGTGCACCTTTTCGAGTTCATCTAGTTATGGTTCACATAAGGGCTCAATTACGAAGCTGAAAAAG AGCAACTTATTTTCACCGGACATCAGAGATGGTGATTCTAGTAGCTCAGATGAGTCAGATGAAGCAGAAAGCCGATACATGGGTGAAAATTCCTTTCCATCTCCAACCAATTTTGTTGATGCCGATGGAGTGAATTCCGACCTAGAAGATTCACATGAAAATAGCTATGTATCTGGACAATATAGGACAAAAGATTTGGTGGAATCAGATGTCAAATGCAAATCTGACTCTGACATCGACAAAGATATTTCTTGTTGCAGTGTTTCTAAGAAGATATCATATGATGGTAGTTCAAATGTAAATGGTGAAGAGAGACGATCCTACAACAATGGTAATGCAGATGTTTCCAGCTTGAACTTGACCCCTGAGAATGACGATCCATACATGGGAGATTCTTCATGCATCGAGGTGGGAGAAAATAATTACATTGCTAATTATTTGGCATTTTCAGATTTAATGGTTCATGCAAACGATGGTAGTAACTCTGTTGTTGGTGATGGGGAGAACAAtatgtttgatttttttctaaATGCCGAACCCCAAGGAGCTACTTCGGGTGAGAGGAGTTTCCACAATGGATCACAAAGAGTGTATTCTGATGATGAAGATATGGAGGTTTCTTCCACAGCTAGTATGACCTCTGTGTTGGGCCGGTTGCTCAACCTGGAGTTTGACAATCAGTATGATGTGGAAGATTCGTTGAGTTCGAATGTTAATTCTTCTGCATCCAAGGAATTTGAGTCCAGAAAGCTCTATAAAGATGCACCTGCATTATCAGAAGGTGAATCTCCCATTTTGGAGCACTCAAAAGATGACAATGCTGCTGAGAATAATGTGCTTAGGGATGTGATCATTGCAAATGAGGATACAGAGAGACCTCTTTCTGGCGAAGATGATAATAAAAAGACTAATGGGGCTATCATCCTTGGTTCAGAAGAAGATACGGTAGAGCATGGAGGATCGGTCTGTTTAGAATTCTCAAACAAGAGTAACCTAGTTGAGGACATAGCTTTTCAAGCTATAAACATCCTAGATGCTCCACCTCAGATTGTTTCTGGTGACACCAACACATGTAGCTCTATACTTGAAACTGTTTCAGCCCGTGAGCAAGTTGAAGACACGAACACAGCACAGGAGGACTCTAGTGCCCAAAATCATATTTCTCCAACTGATGAAAACGGTGATCAG GACAAACGAGAAAGGGTTGAAAGTGATTCTCAACGGCCTCCAACGAAGCATAAGAGAAACCCATTGCTGAAAACAGTTGTGAAAGGCACAGCAGTTGCTGGTGTCATATTTCTCTTGCTACATATCAG GAAAACCAATGCGAACAGTGCACAAGAACGTCGACAGAATCCTCAGACGCTGAAGCAAAACGGAACGAAGCCCTCTTCTGGGAAGCAACAAACAAGAAGTGAAGGGAAAGGGGTATATCCAACAGAGAAGCTCAAGCTATGA
- the LOC121771421 gene encoding uncharacterized protein LOC121771421 isoform X1 — MKKLRLSSPLPLTPLPKYICILYTVDNGEDVDGLPTEGVEIACFHLDGSHYMIYTPSDPLLFVAVKDKDGVLQIADDELLDDPAIISAIDEETEFNALVEEEAALLDSLLGKR, encoded by the exons ATGAAGAAGTTGAGACTATCCTCCCCACTGCCGCTTACGCCCTTGCCAAAATACATATGCATCTTGTACACAGTGG ACAATGGTGAAGATGTGGACGGTTTACCAACTGAAGGCGTTGAGATTGCATGTTTCCATCTG GATGGTTCTCACTATATGATTTATACACCTTCCGACCCACTTCTGTTTGTTGCAGTGAAG GACAAGGATGGTGTACTTCAAATAGCTGATGAC GAACTCTTGGATGATCCTGCTATTATTAGCGCCATAGACGAGGAGACTGAATTCAATGCTTTAGTG GAAGAAGAAGCTGCTCTTCTCGATTCATTGCTTGGGAAAAGGTGA
- the LOC121771421 gene encoding uncharacterized protein LOC121771421 isoform X2, whose product MHLVHSGNFGFYADNGEDVDGLPTEGVEIACFHLDGSHYMIYTPSDPLLFVAVKDKDGVLQIADDELLDDPAIISAIDEETEFNALVEEEAALLDSLLGKR is encoded by the exons ATGCATCTTGTACACAGTGG aaactttGGGTTTTATGCAGACAATGGTGAAGATGTGGACGGTTTACCAACTGAAGGCGTTGAGATTGCATGTTTCCATCTG GATGGTTCTCACTATATGATTTATACACCTTCCGACCCACTTCTGTTTGTTGCAGTGAAG GACAAGGATGGTGTACTTCAAATAGCTGATGAC GAACTCTTGGATGATCCTGCTATTATTAGCGCCATAGACGAGGAGACTGAATTCAATGCTTTAGTG GAAGAAGAAGCTGCTCTTCTCGATTCATTGCTTGGGAAAAGGTGA